In Sesamum indicum cultivar Zhongzhi No. 13 linkage group LG8, S_indicum_v1.0, whole genome shotgun sequence, the sequence ACAACTTGGAGTAGATCTCATCAAACCTCATGGAGGGTTGCCGCACACCTCCTAGCTTTGCTAGTTGCTATCTCTACTccgataatattttttaaccaaGTGGGCTtcagaaattttaaattagaacGGGTTTGTTCGAacctaaatcaattataataataagtataatatatttgtatgtatgaTTGGTTTATAGTTTAAGAAAAGTGAACAATCAcgttacaaattaatatattacacttgttctgtaattgatttgattcagtCAAACCTGATTTGGTTAAAAGTTTTGCGTGTGCATCcctgatttatatatagagatCTAACATTTCAGGCTCCTTTGCACATAAAATTATGGCTTTTGCTTGCATCATAACTAAGAATGGCATTCTTGTTACTCTTCTTTTAGCCTTTTGCATACTTTCATTTCCAGATGACTCAACAGCAGAAGTACAATAAAACTTGCAAAAACTTTCTATGTTGCTCTTAAACTAGTTCAATTATTTAGCTTTAAGTCAATAGAAATTCTgatgtatttcttttaattatccTTGCAGTGGTTTACTCATGGAGGAGACATTAGTAACAGAAGGAACGCTATCGGAGGAACGATCAATCCGATTTCAGTCAGACTTGGCTTGTTGAGACAGAGATGGAAGTTCTTAGCTGGATTTGACATTACTGCAACGCCAGCAGTAGCTGATGGAGTAGTCTACTTCCCGTCGTGGAACGGGAATCTGTACGCAGTCAGTGCTTTGAGTGGAGCTCTCATCTGGAAACAAAGTTTAGGTTCATTGACAGGCATACCGCCCACGGGACGGTATGTGAACGCGACGGTGTCACGGGCTACTCCAGTGGTGGTTGGCGATCTCTTGATTGTTGGAATCTACGGTCCGGCATATGTGGTTGCTGTAAGAAGGGCCACGGGACAACTTGTCTGGTCCACTCTGGTGGATCCTGGCCGGTTGAGCATAGTTACTGCATCGGGAACTGTTTACATGGGGTCAGCTACTTCACTTCTCCGTACTGCTTCTtgttatactatatatatccCTGATCTTGCTTGATTAGCTAGCTGTTGATCAATTATGTTTATTAGAAGTTGCAATTATAATAGTAATCATACAAAACGAACACAGCTTTGCGAGCTTATAAGCTGTTCCCACAGCTGTTCGAGTAGTGAATCTGATTTCAATATCCTCTATCTCAAGGGGATTCTATGCAGGAGTATCATCCCTGGAAGAACTATTACCAGCCGGACAATGCTGCACCTTCCGTGGAAGTCTGGTAAAGCTGGACGTAAGAACTGGAAAAATACTATGGCAGACATACACTCTACCCGATAATGGCGGCAAGCTGGGAGGATATTCCGGGGCAGCCATATGGGGCAGCAGCCCCTCCATTGACCCGATACGAGGACGTGTCTACGTTGGAACGGGCAATCTCTACCTTGCTCCCGCAGATGTTCTCCAGTGCCAGGCCCGGCAGAACAATCAAACCACGCCACCGAGCGGGCCTGATCAGTGTTTTGGGCCGGATGTTCACTTTGATTCCTTGCTGTCGTTTGATGTTAATTCGGGGAAAATTGTATGGGCTAAGCAACTGGGAGGCTATGATGTTTTCTACTTCGCGTGTTTGGTTCCCAATAGCCCTGATTGTCCGCCTGGCCCGAACTTGGATGCGGATTTTGGAGAGGCCCCAATGCTGCTCAGCATTGTTTCAAATGGAAGATTACGTGATGTTGTGGTGGCAGTTCAAAAGAGTGGCTTTGCTTGGGCTTTGGATCGTGGCAATGGGGACATCGTTTGGTTCACAGTACGTgttttttaatgatattattaCTTAAGTAGAaaacttttattcaaatcaaatttgatccaaCGAAATCATTCAAACTGTAGATAACGACacgacaaatatattacacataTTAGTTTGGACTTGACCAAACTGAATTAGTGTAGAATTTCCCTTACTCAGCATAATTAGACTTCATTACTTGCCTCAAAGTAGCCAATCATAGGACAACCACAAGTTAACTAGCtttataaatctttttctcattgttctcatttttaatttttcttcatcattttttataaacaacCCTTTacgaaataagaaaaaaagattcaTTCACACCAAAATGTGTTGAACATGTAATTAGGTCCGTTTAGGAATGGTTAACAGGGTGGGTTGGGGGCGGGTTTTGTCTGATCCAAGACAGACCCCATGTAATTTTTGCAAGACATATTCTATACCTTATACAGGATTGAATCTGTGATGATGTTGTATTCATATCTGAGGCagcatgtaatttttttgaatgtCTGTGTCCTAATTCCTATAGGTTTGAGATGAATTCATGTTGTTTCACAGGAAGCAGGCCCCGGAGCCCTGGAAGGAGGAGGAGTATGGGGTGCAGCCACCGATGGAATACGAGTGTACACCAACATAGTAAACGGTGACAGGCTCCCCTTTACCCTGAAGCCCTCTAATCAAACCACTGTGGCCGGTGGATGGGTGGCAATGGACGCCAACACTGGAAGAATCCTCTGGACAACAGCCAATCCGAGCAATGAAACTGCTCACGGGCCAGTGACCGTAGTGAACGGAGTCCTCTTTGCAGGGTCAGTGGCGCCTAGTGGTCCTGTCTATGCAATGGATGCTCAAACAGGGGCTATAATTTGGTCGTTCAACACTGGGGCCACCATATATGGAGGAGCATCTGCCAGCTATGGCTGCATCTACATTGGCCATGGATATTCAATAGGCCTTGCGAAGTTCCATCCCACTTGGAATAGTGGGAAATATCTCTATGCCTTCTGCATGCCGTAAACAGAAAAACAGAACAACTACATTTTCAATAAGGCTTTAAAAGTAGGaacaatgaaagaaaaagCTCGTTTACCTGTTTCTTGAGGATGAACTTCGGCACACTACAAATATtactttaagttttattttgagTACATACTCTATAAGTTATTAATGTAGATCAGGAGACACCCGGAGTTCCCCCAAACACTTCAGTGGGGCTAAAAAGTAATACCCTTGAGTAGGAGACTAGCTCAGTCCCAATGAAGTGTTCTAAGGGAACTCTAGACAAGACCTGACTTGATTTCATCTCTTTCTTATGTTAATTTGGTTAAGACCTGTTgcctatttatatataggtaAGCTTAGTTCATGTGTGAAAGAAAGGGGGAAGGAGTAGAATTCAAGCTAAGCAAGGAGAAAAACCGCAGTACATGCAGTTGAACAAATGAAGCCTTACAGGAAAAGGGTACAAGCGTCTGAACCTTGTCAAGAATGCAGGCTACATAATGAAAAGGGAATAATTTTCGAAAAATCGACTACGATGTCTTTATCTTTAGGCCCTTTACTTTCCAGATTTCTCTTTTCCAATCATCCCCGAAATTATGACCAATGTTCCTTAATTTCCCAAGATTCAACCTTAAGTCGGTATTTTAAGTAGTTCTTTGTGAGTCCTAATACTAGATACAACAGAGCTGgtcaataatgaaaaaaactTGTGGCCGAAAGAGACATATAGCAAGTTGGAAATGCATGGTAAGGATATATTCTCACATTGTGATTCCATATCTTTGTTCTTCACCTGCCCTATTGTTACCTCCAGGTTCAGTGCGCTAGTGCTTCTATGTCCAAGTTTCCGTCCACAGAAATTAACCTGGAAAGGCCAGCTTAGAAGAAAAGTTTCTGGTTTATATCAGATCACCACACTATAAATAGCTGTGTCCATTTATATCCGTTCATTCATTGAAGAGCCGAAACAAGTCATGAGGTTTCCTCTAGAGTTCCCTCAATCGCTTCATTGAGTCTTTTCTTCAAAGAATTGTGCCCACTGAAGTGTTTGGGGGAACTCCTGTGGTGATCTGATTTAATACAAGAATTGCATTAGACGAATGAGTCAATTTGTTTATGGACTATGTTGAGTTGTTTAGGCAGGGACTGTCCCACTTTCTAAGGTCACCttcatttttgtcatttaGGTAAATAATACAGACAATATCTATAAAATTGAGCAATGCTGTTGTCTGGATTATATGATCACTCGCCAGAACTGCTTATTAGTATTCACCTTGTACAGTagtaatcaagaaaagaatacAAGAGCTGGAGAATCGAGAAAGGTCCTACAGTCATGccaaatgaaaattgaaaaggaaatAGAGGGAGATTTTCACATGCTGAGGCAAACAGTTGAAATAAACTTTGAATGAGAAGTAAATCAAGTCTTGCTCTAAAGatcaaacaaagaaaacaaaaagaggaaagaaaacaGCATAATGGGATGACGATGAGGATCATGCTATGTCAATTGTGGAACCTATAATATACTGACGTGGTATGATCtacatttttcaatatttcaaaGTTGGTTCCATATAACAAAAGAAcgaaaaatccaatttatcaATGAAACATGGACCAATTGGCATGCATGCCAGAAAATCCTCGATTGTCGTCATGCGCGTTAGATGACAAGTGGTGATGTTTAAATATTTCCTCGAGGCTTATTATTCCCTATGGTGATGGGAAGATGGGATGGTGGATGAGGAATATGGCCTAAGCAGCTTCCAGGGATCAGATGACAAATATTCACTGCATGTCTTCTCTTAGCTCAGAAACTGAAATCAATCAGGTCAAGTAACAAGAATAGATTCATCTTAATTATTCTGCATTTCCTAGTTAATTATTGCCACTTAATAAAGATTGCCACGGGAAGATAGACAACGTCTATCGTCAATTCCTGGTTCGTTATAGCATCTCATTCAGCTTTTGTGTTAGGATCAGGTCCAGTACTCAGGGTTTTAgaacaatcataattattctGTTGAACTTGGAGTCGACCTATCCAGATGAAGGATTTCATCATGCTGAAATCTTCAATAATGAAAGCTCCAGTACTTATGCAATCAGTGTGTCaggtttttttttcattaattttgtttgatgtgAATTTccggaaaataaaaaagaaataaagaataaaatctcCAAGGACAGATACACACAGGTAAGACAGTGAAGTAAGGAGAGAACTCTGTAGCAAACCTGGCTTTTTGTTTGATCGTTAGGCCATGATAGAAATAAATCTCATAAAGAAAGaactataaatttatgttgaggaaaaaaaaaagagagaaagctGAAATGCATTTAGTTGTAGACATGAATCCTTCAGACAGGACCACTTCTCATGCAGAAAACAAGGTAAAATACATGGGAGTGTCTGAACCTGGTCAAGAATGTAggtaaaataatgaaaagagAATAATATTTGGGAACTACTGACTATATCATTCCATCTTTTGGCCCATCACTTTTGAAGCTTCTTTTCTGCTATTCATTATCAGCATACGAAATTAAATCCACAAAGTGCAACACTGATGAATTAAAAGGCCTGATTTCAATCATAAAACCGTGCGTATCCCagaaaatcataaaagtgTAACAAGTTGGAAAATGCCAAGAATCGACATATTCTAACATTATGATAGCATATCTTTGTTCTTCACTTATCCCATGCGGTCAGGTGCAAACTGCTAGTGCTGTTATCTCCAAgtatcctttttcttcttttttccagCTGAAACCTGTAAAGGCCGAGTTTAGAACAGAATTTCCAGGTTTGTGTGATGCATCAGCTGGCTATATATACCGGTTTCAGCATGAATTCAGTCATCAATGCAACAAAACGAGACATCAGGTTTCACCTGGAGTTCCCTTAAGCGCTTCATTGAGCAGTGTTTTAAAGAGCAAAACTCGCTGAAGTGTTTGGGGGAACTCCTGGAGGGATTTGATATAGAAACAGTCTAGAATATAGTGTCGGAATGGTGATGCAGCTTTGAATAACTGAATGAGGTCATCAGGTTTCACCGAGAGTTCCCTCAATTGCTTCATTGAGCAGTTTTTACAGAACAAAACTCACTGAAGTGTTTGGGGGAACTCCTGGAGGGATTTGATATAGGTCTAGAAACTGATCCGCATTGTCCATAGATACTTGAAAAGGCTCAGCTTGCAACATAATATTCTGAGTTGGATGCATCACCTCGCTATGGATAAGAGTGACAGAAAGGATTCAGCTTCGAATGACTGAATCAGGTCATCATGT encodes:
- the LOC105168623 gene encoding uncharacterized protein LOC105168623; this encodes MAFACIITKNGILVTLLLAFCILSFPDDSTAEWFTHGGDISNRRNAIGGTINPISVRLGLLRQRWKFLAGFDITATPAVADGVVYFPSWNGNLYAVSALSGALIWKQSLGSLTGIPPTGRYVNATVSRATPVVVGDLLIVGIYGPAYVVAVRRATGQLVWSTLVDPGRLSIVTASGTVYMGGFYAGVSSLEELLPAGQCCTFRGSLVKLDVRTGKILWQTYTLPDNGGKLGGYSGAAIWGSSPSIDPIRGRVYVGTGNLYLAPADVLQCQARQNNQTTPPSGPDQCFGPDVHFDSLLSFDVNSGKIVWAKQLGGYDVFYFACLVPNSPDCPPGPNLDADFGEAPMLLSIVSNGRLRDVVVAVQKSGFAWALDRGNGDIVWFTEAGPGALEGGGVWGAATDGIRVYTNIVNGDRLPFTLKPSNQTTVAGGWVAMDANTGRILWTTANPSNETAHGPVTVVNGVLFAGSVAPSGPVYAMDAQTGAIIWSFNTGATIYGGASASYGCIYIGHGYSIGLAKFHPTWNSGKYLYAFCMP